From Streptomyces sp. TLI_105, the proteins below share one genomic window:
- a CDS encoding TIGR03086 family metal-binding protein, whose amino-acid sequence MENTSRTEPIDLGAAAERVARLAEGIDDERLDDPTPCPEYAVREVLAHVAGLSVAFRDAARKRVGPTTATPPGSSRPVLTEDWRTALPQALGELAAAWREPGAWEGDTQAGGVHLPAAVMGRVALDELLIHGWDLARASGQAYEVSEEELRVSEALLTPVDGSSDEGFFGPVVAVPDTAPLLDRVIGLSGRRPDWRPVQA is encoded by the coding sequence ATGGAGAACACTTCACGCACGGAGCCCATCGACCTGGGGGCGGCCGCCGAGCGCGTCGCCCGGCTCGCGGAGGGCATCGACGACGAGCGGCTCGACGATCCGACGCCCTGCCCCGAATACGCCGTACGGGAGGTGCTCGCCCATGTCGCCGGGCTCAGCGTCGCCTTCCGCGACGCGGCCCGCAAGCGCGTCGGGCCCACCACCGCCACGCCACCCGGCTCGTCCCGTCCGGTACTGACGGAGGACTGGCGGACGGCCCTGCCGCAGGCGCTGGGCGAGCTGGCCGCCGCGTGGCGGGAGCCGGGCGCCTGGGAGGGGGACACACAGGCGGGCGGGGTCCACCTGCCGGCCGCCGTCATGGGCCGGGTCGCGCTCGACGAGCTGCTGATCCACGGCTGGGACCTGGCACGGGCGAGCGGTCAGGCGTACGAGGTGAGCGAGGAGGAACTGAGGGTCTCCGAGGCCCTGTTGACCCCGGTCGACGGCTCCTCCGACGAGGGCTTCTTCGGCCCCGTCGTCGCGGTGCCGGACACCGCGCCCCTGCTGGACCGCGTGATCGGCCTCAGCGGCCGTCGACCCGACTGGCGTCCGGTCCAGGCCTGA